The DNA region GCCTTCAAAAGATTTGCCTAAGTATATTGTCTTTTGATATAAGGGgtctctttctttcattcttctcaaATTTCAAAGGGATTGTCCCACTTCAAAGATCTCTTTTGAACATGCATACTTATTGTGGGTTATACTTAttgcttcttttaattattttctaccTGTGATGTTTTTGGGGCCATGTCTTTGCTGCTACAGTGAGGTCCAGAGCCTTCCTACATAGGAACTAGTGTTTCTTTATAATGTAACTTTAGAGTCAGTATTTTATGAGTAAAAATACAATTGTGGAAAAGAACCCAGTACCTTTAGTTATATTAGCTTTCAGCTCTCAGCACTGATCATTTGAATAAAGACATCAAAATCTGAACCTCAGTTAGGTGCATATATTTGTCAGAAGTGAACACGCTTGTAACTTTGCCACGTGTTATTCGTATATGGATTCTAGATGACGTTAACGGCGGTTTTAAGGTGTCCTTAGGCCCCCACATCTGTAcgtgcctgtttctctcctctaAAGTTGCCCAATTACTAATTTACCTAGGCTTGTCTTCTGACCACCTTTTTGAAAGGTTTGTGCTACAATCATCGGTCCATCTTCAGCAGCTGTGGTGAGTCTTAATTTGTCTCTGTATGCAGCCATGATATCTCTGCCTTGTCAGACATCTCTAAGGGAACCGCCTGCCTCTGTAGTGTTTAGGTTTCTCCTTAGCATTTGTCCTTTCCCATTTGTTCTAATACCTGAAAAATGATAATATCTTGAAAAGAGGtgtagggaaaaaataaatactgcaaaatatgATGAATGGAGATGGAATTGGGATAAAGATTTTGTAGGAGGCATATATACTTTCTCTGTGTATTTCATCAAGGTGATTATGATCAATTATTTTCAAACCTTTAAAAGAACCTTGCACTTTTATTGTAGTACTCTGTATCTCGAGAGTGAGGTTTTATCCTTGTTCTCTGCATGTGTAAGTGTCAGCAGTCCCTTACAGGGTTATGGAGTACTGTGCTATAAGGGAATATATCCAGCCCTGGCTACTGCAGAGTGTATTGCTATCCTTTGAAATCAATATGAGTACGAACTGATGGTGGTATAAGAGAGACTAGACTCTAGCCCCATCAGTTTGAACTTTGAGGAAGATAACCAAAGGTAAATACAGTAGTGAAATGTTAGTTTCATTATATCTGATTTCAAGCTAAAGATCTGCAAATCTGCTTGATTTCTTTGAATGTTGTGGATTGCTGTAACCTGGTCTCTAGTAGTCACTTAAGAATTTCCAAGCAGTCCTTTATAACCACCGCTATCTTTTGACTCAGTTTATTTTTCTCACCTTTCTCAAGCCTACACGTTGCACTGCAACACTGTAAAAGGTGCAAAAATTTACATAACAGAGTGGTAAGTATATTTGTCCTTCTAGAACATACTCTACTGCAGCACAAGTACCTTGTAGTGTAGAAATTGCCATAGTAACTACTCATTTCTTATTGATTAGATGGATAAAAATTCTCATAATACACAAGCAGAGTAACTTGCTGGCATATGGCTTCAGGCTACCCCTGTGGCAACTCTTACTTATgcattctctcctttttctgcatgtaagagggtttttttaatgaattagtaTTCTTGGATTAGACCACAAAATagtcttttcttttctgccacaATGGAGCTTAAATTTTAAGTTAAACTTGATATGCAGCTCACGAGGCAGAATATTAACTCATATTGGTTTGTTATTGGATCAGGACAACTAGATTTCACCTCAACAGGAAatctggaaggagaaaggggaagggaagaagaaagagttctccccttccccctcacTCAGGGAGAAGGCTAACCACTTCCCAGAGCTGACCTCTAATGAGTAAAAGAGAGTATTCTGGTTTGGCAGTTGTGATAAATCTCTTTGGAAAGTGCTTCTTAAAACATTAGAATTGGTTGCATAAGAAAATGAGTCCTGTTTTTATGTTTCCCTAGTAATGCTATAGACATAGTAATGATCTTCAGCAGTGGCATTGTGAAAGCTTACTGAAAGCAGGATTAGGCCTACAGTGAGTTATAGTGTCTGACAGCTGTCTTGCTTCATGTATTGCAGTTGCTGAACATACTATTGTCTCTTGCTGTCCTGAAAGATGCTCCAGCAAGGCTTCTACCAAGTTTGTTGTGAAAGACAAGCTTTTTGTGAATTCTATCAAGGGACTGAAATTGTGAAGCACTTAGGCAGGATGCCGGATAAAATTAAGCCCAACACATTCCTCAAATGTGAAACATCTGTTTATTcagaataatataaaatgaaagaacagcaACACTCAACCAGTTTTACACTGTAAATCTATTCTAAAGCTATTCTGGAGTCTTCTGTGAGGCCTAGGTGTGACCTATGATTATATGCATTTTGTATGATTATCCCAGGATGCTATTAGTTCACATGTGTTAGGAGACTGAAGATCTTAGAGCAATTTTCAGTTCAGATCTTCCAAGCTGCTACTACAGATGATACCCATGCAGGCCTGCTTTACTCGGCTTGGAGGCCTTTCCCACCTCCCAAAATTAAAAGTGCTGGGTTAGGGCATCACTTTTATATTGTACCACCCTTCAGCTCCCTTATTTTTACCTACAGTCTGACAGCCTCATTTCAAACTTCGTATGACCCTAAGATTGTTTGAAGGAGATATTCATCCATAGAGCTACAGGAAATGATGCTGCTGTCTCAATAAGCTAGTCCTTCACAGAAAGACTGCTCAGGAAAACATTCTTTTCTCTGTAGTAGGCTACAAACAAATGGAGGAAGCTCTTTGGCAGCTGTAGATACCTTCCGTCTTTAACAGGAAGAAATATCTTTGGCTCTTCTTAATCTTTGATTGGCCTGAATTCTTGTGTGCTTTCGTGAAGACTTTcacaggcagcagtgggaagTTCAGTGTTTAGTGTCTTTTGTCTGCGTACTGAGATCTGGACAGTGGGCCCAGAAAGCAGCTGGAAACGTAGACGAGAAACAAACAGCAGTATGTAGAGGATGAGGTAAGAGTTTAGGTCGATAAATTAAGTTTTTTATATTGTTACCTCACTTTCCCTCCCAGCCCTTTGACCCAATCTAAAGGGAAGAGACGGGGTCCAAATGAGCCCAAATTAGGAAAAGTTTGCATAGAGCTTTTTAGGGTCACCTGCAAGACAGACTCAGGACCACTGGAATTCCTGTGTTAGCAGCTTGCTGGAGATCATTGGAGTGGAGCTAGCTGACGAGAACTCTTCCCATGCTGGCTCTGAAGGGCCAGGGAAGGCTTTCAAAACACAGCTCGTGTGGTTTTCTCGGGTATTAGTGTCTATTCCATTAGGGGTCTGTATCACTGTATTTCCCTGCTGGTACAATGATCAGTCTTGGGcaaacatctctgctgcttctgccatcaTTATCCCTTTTTATCAGCTCACCATTACAGATGAGGAataatctgttttccttcccctcgTAAGGAAGGAAAGGCTTCCTTCCTTATACAACAGCATGGCAAAAGATGGAAAATTGAACCCAAAGACCAGAGGGCCAAGGACTCTTCAACCTGGTGATTTCCAGGCTTGCCTATTCTCTATTGACAGAGAACCAGCACAACAGCCTTGTGCAGTTTTAGATGCTAGTGTTCTGTTCTAATGCTCTTTTCAAAAACTTTATCTTTGAGGGGGAAATAATGATTGGGTAGGTTTCATTCAACTGAGGAAACCCGCATGGAAAGAATATATTCCAGGGAActtacaaaacttttttaaacCGGTATATTGTTCAGAGAGTATCATATGCTTAGTATTTAGAGCCCTAAGCTTTAAGATATTTGTTATGTTCAGGTATTTCTGTAAGTGTTTTACAGACATCTGCAGGGTGTTTTCATCAGCAATCTTGCTcacataacagaaataaaagctgtatgCATTAGGCATTGCCAGGTGTGTATGGGTATCtaaatgcatatatgtatttgtgtgcatCTGTAAAATGCATCCTGTGTGCAGATATTAAACATATCCTCTCTGGGATTACACTGTGACTTGCATATTTGGAAGCAAGGGTTCTGAATAAAGAAGAACCTATCCAGAATAGAGTGGAATTTACGGCAGTTGCTGTGGGCTTTCAAAGCAATGGCTGCAGACAGAATCTGGCCAAAGTAATTAACTTACGAAGGAcggaaaggaaaagcagcatgtgGAAGATGTAATTAATGGGAACATATAACAGTCAGCTCTCACATAATAAATTGGCAGCTATGCCTGAGGTAACTGCCTTTTATTCGCAAAATACAgttggaattttttaaaagtaattgcacattttcttccatttctacaTGGTCCCAGACAACATAGTACAGTACAAATACCAACAGAAAGGCAATAAAATCatggtggttgttttgtttgtttttttttttgtgggggttgttttttttttaggcttaGGGCTATGATCTTATTTGAGCCAATGTCCAAAGGAAAGGAGGAATACATTTTTAGCTCAGGAAAAGACAAGTGGTAAAACATTTTAGTGAGGTTTAATATGGAATAATCTAAAAGGACAAGGCAGGAACAACCAGAATAAATAACAGTAAATGGCTAGATATTTATTTGCGGAAGAGATTTAGTAATGTAATTCTCCTGACTCAAGTAAATAATGGTTAAGATAAATGTTCTGAAATCCTTCTATTTTGAAGGCTTGAATTTTCCCCGTCTGAAAGTTTATTGCGGCTTTTCCTGAATAGCAAGCGTGGCATCAGTTGTTCTTTAGATACGCCACAGATGCTGGCAGGTCTTCCAGAAAATGCATTCTACCGCTTGCCTGGTGCAAAGCTCTGGAAGGCTGCAGGGTGACACAGCGGCTCCCCACAcccagctgctggtgcagctgaCTCCAACAGCCTGCTGGAAAAACAGGGCTGTAGTCCTCCCTCTCAAACAAAATTTGCACGAGGGAGGTGAAGAGGGCTCGCAACTGGGGTTTGCTGCTGTGACCAAACATACAAGCTACTAAACTTCTTAATTGCCATTTCCAGGCTTCTCAATGAAGTAGAGGGAACTGCATGTCATTCCTGCTGCTACCTGGCGCAGGTGATTCCCCTCTGCGCACAGGTGGGGAGGCAGACTACCCACCATTTAAGTGCTTTGTTTGTCtgcttggattttcttttgtttttaagcagtcTGTTTGTTGTCACCCCTCAGAGAATAGATTTGgacttcccttttcctccccgtTATCTTAAGTGTGAGGGAGCATCTAGCCTATTTTGTCTGAGTGAATGGGGATGGGATCGAGTAGTAAAAACCTAGCATTGGAGTGAGTTCTTCTCTCAGTAAATCTGGTTAGAAGCTTTACTGCTGTTTAAAATGGAACAGCCTGAAGACCAGGAAATATAGTTCTCTAAAATATTCCTGCTGTAACTAGTCTCTGTATTGCTGACCCCGGGGGATCTTGCATTTGCTGCAGGCTGAGCCTTGTAGGCAGTTTGTTGCTGAACTAAGCCCTTTAAATAGACAGCAAGTCTGAAAAAGTACGTCCTGCAATTTTTGTGCTGATGAATTTAGAATGATGTTCTAGCAAGCTCAGTACACTCCAAATTAATTAGCAAGGATCCTTTTAACAGGATAATTACTATATCAGCAAGTGGTAAACTCAAAATGAATGTGAGTAGTCCTGGCTTGCATCAACAAGGAAGAGATGTGTTGCAGTTCTACCAACTGATTCTAAATTCACCCTAGTGTGAAAGGTTTTAGACAGCACAGCTGGTCAGCAGCAGCCCTCTAGCTTTTTTACTCCTAGACTTGAATTAAAATCCCAAATGAAGTTGCATTCCACTTTCCATACGTCTACCTCACAATGCCATGGCAAATGATgattggctttttttaatttctgctggaAAAAGGCCCAAAATAAGAAGTGCAGGAGGTGTTGCACATTATTGCTCAAGTATAAATGTTAGAAAGGGCTATGGAGTATATGAGACTTCCTTCCTTCTTTAGGCTGTGCGTTTTCTTCTCTCATAATggaagggcctgatcctgcataGAACAGTAACAGCTCACAAATGTAAACACAGCTTCAGAAGTTTGGGAGTTGGAATTTTTAAATAGGTTAATCTTTCAAAGAATAAACATATCATTATTTATCTGTAGCCTGATAAGCAAACATATGACTGCTGCAGTGGTGGTAGAAACAATTTTATTAATTCCCCAGATCGAATTCTGTCTTTAGATAGTGGAGGCTTTAGAAAATAAGGTTTAATAAGGCATTTTTAATAAGGGAAGTTACCTTAATTAGGTCACTTTATATTTGCTagattttttaatatgcttttctgCACTCTTTTATAATGGATGCAGAAATTTGTAAAAACACCTGCCATTTTCTGTGAGAATACAATTTTTAGGCAGATTTTCAAAAATCACTTATCTTACTTCCAGCTTCTATAAGCTAAGCCCAGCAAAGTCAATGGTCTTACACTGGTATAAAGTGTGTTCTTGGCAGAAATTTATCAGGCCCTGTGTTGTTCACTCCAAATGGCAAAGTAGTAAATGAATAATTATTAGCCATTTCTCAAAAATGGATCTTGAGACTCAACAGACCAGACAATCTCTCAAGGTATTTCATAGGACCTTGTGGTGCTTTATAAAATGTGAAGCACAAGCCTGAATCCTTTTGTCTAGTTTGTCTTGTCAAACTTGAGCAGTGCCATTTTCCTTCTAGGTAGATTGTATGTCTAAGTCAGGccacttttaaaaatcatataaaatggagacattttaaaaacttgtctcAACTGCAAGCACAGTGAAaccagggggggaaaaaaagtctttacaaatattttggggttggtttttttttgtgtgtgtgtgtgttctaaCCGGTAGAAATAGAAAGGCAAGCACCACTGTAGAAAAAGCCTGGGACAAATGCACCTGTCTTCTAATGATGTGTGgggctgctttttatttaattttttttcatttgtaaggtTTATGTTATTCAGACCATGCAGGTCCTAAGAGACAGTTTTGTTTGTGCCGTTTCATGGTGTTGCATAGTTTTTAACTGAATCCAGCCAAGGATGAGGTAACATTTAAacaagattttcttaaatttcttgaATGAACAATGTTTCGATGTCACAGTAACAGTAGAAATCTGTTCTCCCCCTTCACTTGCATGTCTGCACAGTTGTTGCTGCTGAAGTTGCTCCCGTACATGGTGACCATATTGTTCATCACACTCTAGTTATAGCCCGACTTCAATGGTAGAGCTAAATGCTTCTGTACTTCCCATCATGGATAGGCTTGTCCTTCTATTTGAATACATGCGAGTACATATGTTAGCACAGGGCCACCAAAGGTAATAACCAACTTTGTTAGTGTGCCAAACCTTTCTTGCTACTACAAACTATGGCTACAAAATCTCTGTGGATAATATAAAAGGGAACTAGTCAAAACCCAGCATACAAATGGATACAAAAATGTCCCATTTCTATGACTTTGCTTCAGGAATTTCCCCTACAATTTAGAAGAAATTATTGATCTCTTGGTGGGAGAGATGACTTAGGCACTCACTCAAGGTGTCTTTGGTCATAGAAATAGGCTAAGCCCTTCTGAAGAAGCTGTGGGAAACGCAACCTCTTTCAAGTCAGTAACTGTGCTCACTGATCATCTGATAGAGCTTGGGATTCCTCTTTTGGAGGAAAAGCAACAAACTCTTTCATTTTGGTATCTTGGTCAGCGGTAGCATGGCTACTAGTTTCATAAGGCTCGCATGGGCAACAGTTGACTTctcctttcctgctcttctgcagaatGGTAGCACGGAAGTCTAGCGTTATCACTGCCAAACGATACAATTGTAGAGTCACAACTAAGATATTCTTAGCTGTAAAAAACACCAGCATCTGGTTGAATATTCTGAAGTGGCCCATCAGGATTGAACGCACAATGAAGAAGGGACCGTCCTGTATGAAAAGGCTGACCCCAATGTTCCACAGTTCCGCACTgtacctgcacagcagcaggctggggatCCGCCTAGTCGACACAGTTGGTTTGCAGCCAATGTGCTGTActggaaataaaacacacttATGTTAAAACAAGTCTCTAAAATTGAGCCAGGATTGGCCTAAAGGGCAGTTACAATCCAGGGTACCCTGGATTATAAATGCATTCAACTGTGAACAATTCAACATAAAGCATATCCCATTTCTAGGATCTGTTTCGGCACCACACTCTAAGCCCACGTTAAGCAGGCACTTATGTGGTCTGCCGAACAGGACCAAAACCTGCCTCCCCTTTTCTATCCCACAAAGCTATCGGTATTTATACACTTTTAAAACAAGAAGCAGAAGTAGATCACCTAATCTTTCTGTAACAACTTCCCCAGACGCTTTTCTGTTAAATCAACATGCTAGACTAATAtgtatctgtaagaaaaaaaccctaccaagcTGAATGGGAACAGCCTGAGCTGTAGCACTTCAATTTGTTCCAGGCTGTCTAAGaccttgcttttaaaagattCACCAGATAGCCATTGCCTTTTTCATGTGTCATGGTAAGAATGAGTCATGTCAGTGTAGGGCAATATCGAGCATTATGGATAGGAAGAAACTGGTCGCTGCTTGCCATATAAGACTTGAGCCACAGTTACTCATTCTTAGCCTTCTGGGTATGAAATTGCATGCAACTGTTGGAACTTGCATGGATGTGTTCCCCTTGGCTATAAAAGTGGTGGTGGGCTAGAATGCTCTTTGTGGCATGGGGTCTAGAGAAGGATCATCGGGGGGGTTTGTGTGTGGTAAATATGGCTGCCTCTTATGAAAATGCATGTGGCTTAACTAACCTGTCTCTCAGGCAGTGGGATttcattagtttaaaaaacatAGCTACTTGTGATGCAGTAACAACCGCCAAATGTTTCAGCTTACCAAAAGAATTCtattgtttgggggaaaaaaaaggtgagacTTGAGTGGAAAATGAGTTGTAGAATGTAGAAATTCGCCGAATTAGCTTCAGCAACAGCTAATTTTTTAATACGTTTTTGTTCCATTGCTGTTTAATAGTCCTAACTCCATTGCTATAGTCCAATAATAAGTGCCTCTAAATTTCTATTTTACGTCATGTTTGATGTGTGAGTAAACATACTGATGCTTGAATAAAAAGTACTATCTGTGCAACTGTATAGAACTACCTAAAATAAACTGTACCTATAGTAAATTTCAGGGCAATGTGTGTTcaataacttaatttttaaatggtaaatgtaattaaataagcAGAAAAGCAATAGCCAGAGAAAAAATGCACAGTACAACAGGTTACTTCACTTAAATTCAAACAGTGCTTGAACAATCAAGCATTAATTTATTTGGGTAGTGGTGTGTATGGgtagttttggtggttttgttttggtttggtttttataaaCCTGAGTGTGCATCTTTAACAGAATGTATTTTACCACTAACAGGAATTTTAGCTGTGATAAATCTGAAATGCAGTGGCATCAGTTTTTTCAGCAGGTGAGCTGCTgagctgaaatgctgaaatattttcataacttcAGTGTTGAAAACAAAGCCTAGTGCTGTCCATGAAGAAAAGGCTAATGAAAAATTCctggaataatttttcattattattttattcatttattattttaatcagtgTGTCAACCTAGTCATCAATTTTATATAAGATGCTAGTGAGGATAATGTATCTTTGGGCTGGCATAGTTGAGTTGCAAACTTGTAGTGACTGGAGGCCAAAATGGTTGGAAGAGATGATGATTGAGGCGGCTTTCATTATTCTTCTTGGACATAGAGAAGCCCTTTCTGCCTAGGGACAAATACCAGCCTGAGCTGGCCGAATGTTGGGCCTTTTAGTTTAAGATAAAGGTGCACAGTCCCAACATTATATGGTCCTTTAGGTTCCCTATGAATAGGTAACTTATCCTGTGATAACTGCTTCTGTGCTCTTGGCTGTGCTGTCCCCGTAGTTAATGATAGCATATCTCTCCATAGGGTCTAGTAACCTACCCAGATTGGAGCCATAATATAATCCAAGACCAGATCTAACTCGAGAGCTCACCTAGTGAAGTTCAAGGCAGTAACAGGCGACTGGAGCAGATGCTCCAATACAATATTGCAGTTCCAGTTTTTTCTGGAAGCAGAGAGTTTTATCAAGGAGATCAGAGGTTAGCCAGAAACAAGTGCTTCCTCAAAAGAAACCACAATGGGCTTTCTTCAAAAACCATCATTGTCATATGAATTGCTCTCCACCAGAAGTCCTTGGTATAGCCTGTAGCGTGTGCACAGCCACAAGACATGCCAGCAAAAACTTAAagtgtttgttctcttttcttgtctGTGTGCAAGTACTAACCTGCAAGATCAAGTGGAAACTGTAACATACTCCAGGTCCATACAGCAAGAATTGCATTTATGAGAGCATAATTCTTCCtatgggagggggaaaaagtgaTAACAGTGAAGATGCAGTTTCCTTATGTGATAAGAAACATGTTTCCTATAGTATTTGGAAGGTCATTTAAAGGGTGGTTGAGCAAAACAGTGATTGATTAATGCATGCTCTTGAGATGTAAGACTAAGGAAAACAGAGGCACCTTTTGGTATAGAATTTTTGCTGTTCAGGCCACATGTTCCAGCTGTGTAATTACACTAAATATCTGATGCTAATGTTATAATGATAAGCATATGGAAATAGAGTCTGTGGCTCAAAAAGGAGATATCTTTACCCTTGCAGTGATTACACATTCCTTGCAAGCCTGAAGCATCTCTGCCAAGTGGGAAGGAcctcttttcctgctgcaaaaccttttctttgatagtaaaaaaaaaaaaaaaaaaagtatgtctgtAAGAGAGGATGAACctcttctgtgattctttttctttatgatgGATGTTCACAGCTAATCTTTGTGCTGTGAGGGGGAGATGGGCTTACTTTCTCTTGGAGAGATCACAATGTTGAAAATTCACACCAGACTATGCCATTCGCTTTCTTCTTATCTTTGAACACTTTGTCATTCTATCATGAAGAAAGTACATATGAGATAACCAAAGAAGCAACTTGGATAATGAATCACTAAAGCAAATTCTAGTTGCTTCCTTGCTAGTCTAAAACAATTCATTAACCTGGAAGAGGCTTACTGTGTACCCAGTGTTGTGGCTCCTGTAGCTGTAAGAACTGACACTGCATGGCAGTTACGCTAGTTGTTTGGCTCTTTGTACCCTTTCATTGTGATGGATGCAACAAGCTTCTCTGCTGGCAACAGATGAGTAATCCCTAACAAAGCTCATCGGACTGTTAGGTTCTTTTACAGAGGGAAAGGTGAGAGTAGGAAAACAGAGCCCTTGAACACAGCCTTCTGCTATCTGTGGGAAATACAGTTCCACTAGTCTGAACACTGCAGATCGCACAAACAcatcttcaaacaaaacaaatatcTTGCAGTATGCAAATCATTTATGTCAGCAAATAGTCCTTACCGAACATCTTCAATGTCCAAGGTTTCACTAGCAAATTCAAGTATATCTGCTGCTGTTCCCACAAacatgagaagcagctgagacaACTGATCCCGGGTGATTTCAACTCCAATGGGGAGAAGCCATCTCCCAACTACTAGTAGCAGTAGAAAAGTCTGGTGGAGGGCCAGCGTCCATACAGTCTCACAGATTGTGGAGAGCTGATTCACAAAGACTTTAGCCTGTTTAAAAGACAACAATAACATACTGTAACTTCAGGAGACTGACATTATAGGTACCTTCAGAGACTGTATTCATTCTTAAGCCTGCTTTTGTTCTCCTTCACGTTGTATTAGAGCAAATCATTTCTATGTGGCAGGTATAATTTGAAAAAGGCACATTAATACAAACTTTGGGTAATGAATAGCAAGTCCTTCTCTGTGTACTActcctcctgttctcattttTCAGCTGAGCATTATCCTTTGCAGAACCATCACCCAGACACTTTCTAAATTCAGTTACTGAGATTTGGAAGAGAATGGTAGGAGAGTCTCCTCTTCACACAGAGACTTTCCTACCAACAATAGTTAGTATGCAGCACATTAGGCTGCGTGTAAGCCACTTTCACAATAtgtttttctgaaactatttttttcttcgtttttctttttttagttttaatcaCTGTGTGAGGAGCTTGCCCAAATAGACACAACAGTCTTCTCTAATTGCTCTAATATCACAAGATCTCTACTAGGAAAAGGTGTCCCACCGTCTGAATGATGTGGTGATCTGTTCCCTCACTTCCATGACTGCTATCTCTGGATTGATTGAAGTCTTGGTTGCTGACATTCACCTGAACTGCTCCGGGTTCATTACCACAGTACTGTTGTGAACAAAAACATCACACATGCATAAACATCCTGCACAGGGAGCCGATGCGCTCTGTGGTTGAGAGAGTCCtgttttcctgaactgcagaGGGTTCATTTGTGAAAGTTAGTCGATGTTTACAAAGGTACATGCTCACCCTGAATGAAATTCCCCTCTTGTTCAGAAGGGAGGAATCCCTCTCATGAGGAGAGGAATGATGTGTTGGTAGGTCCCTGAGAAAGTGTAGGATTGTACTGTAGAAGAGGATGTAAATTCAAAGGCTGATGGAGCGGGCGACACCTTTGTGGTGTTAAGACCGCACTCTTTGAATGCAATCCGCCTGCAGCTCTCCTGAACAGGCTGCTGGGTTTCCTACGCAGTCTCTCTCTGGCTAAAACAGTAAAATAGGGTAAAAACTGGTCATGGTAAGTCTGCTGTTTT from Mycteria americana isolate JAX WOST 10 ecotype Jacksonville Zoo and Gardens chromosome 6, USCA_MyAme_1.0, whole genome shotgun sequence includes:
- the TMEM26 gene encoding transmembrane protein 26 — protein: MELMVLLNALVTRLLFVLHSLIGVWRVTAVKKEPKYWLLALLNLLLCLETGLTLKFKQGRGYKWFSPAIFLYLICTVPSLWLLEIHHGTQYCGNEPGAVQVNVSNQDFNQSRDSSHGSEGTDHHIIQTAKVFVNQLSTICETVWTLALHQTFLLLLVVGRWLLPIGVEITRDQLSQLLLMFVGTAADILEFASETLDIEDVRKNYALINAILAVWTWSMLQFPLDLAVQHIGCKPTVSTRRIPSLLLCRYSAELWNIGVSLFIQDGPFFIVRSILMGHFRIFNQMLVFFTAKNILVVTLQLYRLAVITLDFRATILQKSRKGEVNCCPCEPYETSSHATADQDTKMKEFVAFPPKEESQALSDDQ